One window of Magallana gigas chromosome 2, xbMagGiga1.1, whole genome shotgun sequence genomic DNA carries:
- the LOC105329100 gene encoding polyamine-modulated factor 1-binding protein 1 isoform X3 has protein sequence MASLDAGIEERVYKLWMANYKSKVNFLQQHLADLLTQKKALHSRVVAEEFHKFKLTSIRVISGDATAAEVRQTLTGLEKALKKEGLFKNVKSGFIHLKKEFLSSSSSKAISKPPSDPQTDKPKRSTTSVIADPKKERRIQTVEKDNDEVKNLNKAVGRLFENLKIQKLSEIARESTGLAITHDRSPTMMTKKPDDSDDFKEIIKKVRGLEMELLRQKASQSSELKRLAEENTGLRHTISELRREQERVKGLQPITKTAKDKQVEKLEEQYNKQKKGMEGKIVELESELEENLNTTLREKAELEQMIVDGVSKLKASITALHRRLCADANLSERTRTTLTLNGAADERKNIDILINKIIQIEESADLLEEKNRELGMILIEKDDEIGKLRNSLIEISEEVSKMHGSLTTLEKSPTASKEDRTSRELDTHETRAVISKLQHVHTSIQQYKRILLEKERSTVSPKNNDDLITLKHQINRLYEDFVEDGDGSTDMEKSTESLQNDTPKTQRERTNEINQLLQKLSRVEKAFNSLRAGPGSHTSSSSPQDLEQS, from the exons ATGGCTTCCCTAGACGCAGGCATTGAGGAGAGAGTTTATAAATTATGG ATGGCGAATTACAAATCGAAGGTGAACTTCCTTCAGCAGCACCTGGCGGATCTCCTGACACAAAAGAAAGCCCTCCACTCTCGGGTTGTAGCGGAGGAATTCCACAAGTTCAAACTCACTTCTATTAGG GTCATTAGCGGTGATGCAACGGCTGCCGAGGTTCGCCAAACTCTTACAGGACTGGAAAAGGCACTGAAAAAGGAAGGACTATTCAAAAACGTGAAATCGGGATTCATTCACCTCAAGAAAGAATTTCTCTCA AGTTCTAGCAGTAAGGCGATCAGTAAACCGCCATCAGACCCACAGACAGACAAACCAAAGCGCTCCACCACCTCCGTGATAGCGGACCCCAAGAAGGAGAG AAGAATACAAACAGTGGAAAAGGACAACGATGAGGTGAAGAACCTCAACAAAGCTGTCGGACGTCTGTTTGAAAACCTCAAAATACAAAAACTGTCCGAAATAGCGCGGGAAAGCACGGGCCTCGCTATTACACACGACCGCTCCCCTACCATGATGACGAAAAAGCCCGACGACTCCGATGACtttaaagaaattatcaaaaaagtCCGAGGATTGGAGATGGAGTTGTTGCGCCAGAAGGCATCACAGTCCTCAGAGCTAAAACG GTTGGCTGAAGAAAACACCGGCCTACGTCACACGATATCGGAGCTGCGACGGGAACAAGAAAG AGTAAAGGGACTGCAGCCAATAACAAAAACAGCAAAGGATAAACAAGTAGAGAAACTAGAAGAACAGtacaacaaacaaaagaaagggaTGGAGGGCAAGATTGTAGAACTTGAATCAGAATTAGAGGAAAACCTCAATAC CACGCTGCGAGAAAAGGCGGAGCTGGAACAGATGATAGTGGACGGGGTGTCCAAACTGAAGGCCTCCATTACCGCCCTCCACCGTCGACTCTGCGCAGACGCGAATCTCAGCGAGCGCACGAGGACCACTCTGACGCTAAATGGCGCCGCAGACGAGAGGAAGAACATCGACATTCTCATCAACAAGATCATCCAGATCGAGGAGAGCGCCGACCTGCTGGAGGAGAAGAACAGAGAACTAGGGAT GATTCTGATAGAAAAAGATGATGAAATCGGTAAACTGAGAAACTCTTTAATTGAAATTTCGGAGGAAGTGAGTAAAATGCACGGTTCATTGACTACTCTGGAGAAGAGTCCTACAGCGTCCAAAGAGGACAGAACTAGCAGGGAGCTGGACACTCACGAAACCAGGGCCGTCATCTCTAAACTCCAGCATGTCCACACAAGCATACAACAGTACAAACG aaTTTTGTTGGAGAAAGAAAGAAGTACAGTTAGTCCAAAGAACAACGATGATCTAATCACATTAAAACACCAGATAAACAGGTTGTACGAGGATTTCGTAGAAGATGGGGACGGGTCCACTGACATGGAAAAATCGACTGAGTCACTGCAGAACGACACTCCAAAAACCCAACGCGAGAGAACAAACGAGATAAACCAGCTACTACAGAAACTGAGTCGGGTGGAGAAAGCCTTCAATAGCCTCAGAGCAGGTCCTGGGTCCCACACGAGTAGCAGTTCGCCCCAGGACTTGGAGCAGAGTTAG
- the LOC105329100 gene encoding polyamine-modulated factor 1-binding protein 1 isoform X1, which translates to MTFHKVKRVNFGFKTEKKMLQVKLDTWAKRVDKRKMEHCTCVHAEMANYKSKVNFLQQHLADLLTQKKALHSRVVAEEFHKFKLTSIRVISGDATAAEVRQTLTGLEKALKKEGLFKNVKSGFIHLKKEFLSSSSSKAISKPPSDPQTDKPKRSTTSVIADPKKERRIQTVEKDNDEVKNLNKAVGRLFENLKIQKLSEIARESTGLAITHDRSPTMMTKKPDDSDDFKEIIKKVRGLEMELLRQKASQSSELKRLAEENTGLRHTISELRREQERVKGLQPITKTAKDKQVEKLEEQYNKQKKGMEGKIVELESELEENLNTTLREKAELEQMIVDGVSKLKASITALHRRLCADANLSERTRTTLTLNGAADERKNIDILINKIIQIEESADLLEEKNRELGMILIEKDDEIGKLRNSLIEISEEVSKMHGSLTTLEKSPTASKEDRTSRELDTHETRAVISKLQHVHTSIQQYKRILLEKERSTVSPKNNDDLITLKHQINRLYEDFVEDGDGSTDMEKSTESLQNDTPKTQRERTNEINQLLQKLSRVEKAFNSLRAGPGSHTSSSSPQDLEQS; encoded by the exons atgacttttcacaaagtcaAACGTGTCAATTTCGGATTCAAGACAGAGAAGAAAATGCTTCAGGTCAAGCTAGATACATGGGCAAAACGTGTAGACAAGAGGAAGATGGAACACTGCACGTGTGTGCATGCCGAG ATGGCGAATTACAAATCGAAGGTGAACTTCCTTCAGCAGCACCTGGCGGATCTCCTGACACAAAAGAAAGCCCTCCACTCTCGGGTTGTAGCGGAGGAATTCCACAAGTTCAAACTCACTTCTATTAGG GTCATTAGCGGTGATGCAACGGCTGCCGAGGTTCGCCAAACTCTTACAGGACTGGAAAAGGCACTGAAAAAGGAAGGACTATTCAAAAACGTGAAATCGGGATTCATTCACCTCAAGAAAGAATTTCTCTCA AGTTCTAGCAGTAAGGCGATCAGTAAACCGCCATCAGACCCACAGACAGACAAACCAAAGCGCTCCACCACCTCCGTGATAGCGGACCCCAAGAAGGAGAG AAGAATACAAACAGTGGAAAAGGACAACGATGAGGTGAAGAACCTCAACAAAGCTGTCGGACGTCTGTTTGAAAACCTCAAAATACAAAAACTGTCCGAAATAGCGCGGGAAAGCACGGGCCTCGCTATTACACACGACCGCTCCCCTACCATGATGACGAAAAAGCCCGACGACTCCGATGACtttaaagaaattatcaaaaaagtCCGAGGATTGGAGATGGAGTTGTTGCGCCAGAAGGCATCACAGTCCTCAGAGCTAAAACG GTTGGCTGAAGAAAACACCGGCCTACGTCACACGATATCGGAGCTGCGACGGGAACAAGAAAG AGTAAAGGGACTGCAGCCAATAACAAAAACAGCAAAGGATAAACAAGTAGAGAAACTAGAAGAACAGtacaacaaacaaaagaaagggaTGGAGGGCAAGATTGTAGAACTTGAATCAGAATTAGAGGAAAACCTCAATAC CACGCTGCGAGAAAAGGCGGAGCTGGAACAGATGATAGTGGACGGGGTGTCCAAACTGAAGGCCTCCATTACCGCCCTCCACCGTCGACTCTGCGCAGACGCGAATCTCAGCGAGCGCACGAGGACCACTCTGACGCTAAATGGCGCCGCAGACGAGAGGAAGAACATCGACATTCTCATCAACAAGATCATCCAGATCGAGGAGAGCGCCGACCTGCTGGAGGAGAAGAACAGAGAACTAGGGAT GATTCTGATAGAAAAAGATGATGAAATCGGTAAACTGAGAAACTCTTTAATTGAAATTTCGGAGGAAGTGAGTAAAATGCACGGTTCATTGACTACTCTGGAGAAGAGTCCTACAGCGTCCAAAGAGGACAGAACTAGCAGGGAGCTGGACACTCACGAAACCAGGGCCGTCATCTCTAAACTCCAGCATGTCCACACAAGCATACAACAGTACAAACG aaTTTTGTTGGAGAAAGAAAGAAGTACAGTTAGTCCAAAGAACAACGATGATCTAATCACATTAAAACACCAGATAAACAGGTTGTACGAGGATTTCGTAGAAGATGGGGACGGGTCCACTGACATGGAAAAATCGACTGAGTCACTGCAGAACGACACTCCAAAAACCCAACGCGAGAGAACAAACGAGATAAACCAGCTACTACAGAAACTGAGTCGGGTGGAGAAAGCCTTCAATAGCCTCAGAGCAGGTCCTGGGTCCCACACGAGTAGCAGTTCGCCCCAGGACTTGGAGCAGAGTTAG
- the LOC105329100 gene encoding polyamine-modulated factor 1-binding protein 1 isoform X4, with protein sequence MASATTRSSTAKMANYKSKVNFLQQHLADLLTQKKALHSRVVAEEFHKFKLTSIRVISGDATAAEVRQTLTGLEKALKKEGLFKNVKSGFIHLKKEFLSSSSSKAISKPPSDPQTDKPKRSTTSVIADPKKERRIQTVEKDNDEVKNLNKAVGRLFENLKIQKLSEIARESTGLAITHDRSPTMMTKKPDDSDDFKEIIKKVRGLEMELLRQKASQSSELKRLAEENTGLRHTISELRREQERVKGLQPITKTAKDKQVEKLEEQYNKQKKGMEGKIVELESELEENLNTTLREKAELEQMIVDGVSKLKASITALHRRLCADANLSERTRTTLTLNGAADERKNIDILINKIIQIEESADLLEEKNRELGMILIEKDDEIGKLRNSLIEISEEVSKMHGSLTTLEKSPTASKEDRTSRELDTHETRAVISKLQHVHTSIQQYKRILLEKERSTVSPKNNDDLITLKHQINRLYEDFVEDGDGSTDMEKSTESLQNDTPKTQRERTNEINQLLQKLSRVEKAFNSLRAGPGSHTSSSSPQDLEQS encoded by the exons ATGGCGAGTGCCACGACAAGGTCCTCCACGGCCAAG ATGGCGAATTACAAATCGAAGGTGAACTTCCTTCAGCAGCACCTGGCGGATCTCCTGACACAAAAGAAAGCCCTCCACTCTCGGGTTGTAGCGGAGGAATTCCACAAGTTCAAACTCACTTCTATTAGG GTCATTAGCGGTGATGCAACGGCTGCCGAGGTTCGCCAAACTCTTACAGGACTGGAAAAGGCACTGAAAAAGGAAGGACTATTCAAAAACGTGAAATCGGGATTCATTCACCTCAAGAAAGAATTTCTCTCA AGTTCTAGCAGTAAGGCGATCAGTAAACCGCCATCAGACCCACAGACAGACAAACCAAAGCGCTCCACCACCTCCGTGATAGCGGACCCCAAGAAGGAGAG AAGAATACAAACAGTGGAAAAGGACAACGATGAGGTGAAGAACCTCAACAAAGCTGTCGGACGTCTGTTTGAAAACCTCAAAATACAAAAACTGTCCGAAATAGCGCGGGAAAGCACGGGCCTCGCTATTACACACGACCGCTCCCCTACCATGATGACGAAAAAGCCCGACGACTCCGATGACtttaaagaaattatcaaaaaagtCCGAGGATTGGAGATGGAGTTGTTGCGCCAGAAGGCATCACAGTCCTCAGAGCTAAAACG GTTGGCTGAAGAAAACACCGGCCTACGTCACACGATATCGGAGCTGCGACGGGAACAAGAAAG AGTAAAGGGACTGCAGCCAATAACAAAAACAGCAAAGGATAAACAAGTAGAGAAACTAGAAGAACAGtacaacaaacaaaagaaagggaTGGAGGGCAAGATTGTAGAACTTGAATCAGAATTAGAGGAAAACCTCAATAC CACGCTGCGAGAAAAGGCGGAGCTGGAACAGATGATAGTGGACGGGGTGTCCAAACTGAAGGCCTCCATTACCGCCCTCCACCGTCGACTCTGCGCAGACGCGAATCTCAGCGAGCGCACGAGGACCACTCTGACGCTAAATGGCGCCGCAGACGAGAGGAAGAACATCGACATTCTCATCAACAAGATCATCCAGATCGAGGAGAGCGCCGACCTGCTGGAGGAGAAGAACAGAGAACTAGGGAT GATTCTGATAGAAAAAGATGATGAAATCGGTAAACTGAGAAACTCTTTAATTGAAATTTCGGAGGAAGTGAGTAAAATGCACGGTTCATTGACTACTCTGGAGAAGAGTCCTACAGCGTCCAAAGAGGACAGAACTAGCAGGGAGCTGGACACTCACGAAACCAGGGCCGTCATCTCTAAACTCCAGCATGTCCACACAAGCATACAACAGTACAAACG aaTTTTGTTGGAGAAAGAAAGAAGTACAGTTAGTCCAAAGAACAACGATGATCTAATCACATTAAAACACCAGATAAACAGGTTGTACGAGGATTTCGTAGAAGATGGGGACGGGTCCACTGACATGGAAAAATCGACTGAGTCACTGCAGAACGACACTCCAAAAACCCAACGCGAGAGAACAAACGAGATAAACCAGCTACTACAGAAACTGAGTCGGGTGGAGAAAGCCTTCAATAGCCTCAGAGCAGGTCCTGGGTCCCACACGAGTAGCAGTTCGCCCCAGGACTTGGAGCAGAGTTAG
- the LOC105329100 gene encoding CAP-Gly domain-containing linker protein 1 isoform X2 has translation MTFHKVKRVNFGFKTEKKMLQVKLDTWAKRVDKRKMEHCTCVHAEMANYKSKVNFLQQHLADLLTQKKALHSRVVAEEFHKFKLTSIRVISGDATAAEVRQTLTGLEKALKKEGLFKNVKSGFIHLKKEFLSSSSSKAISKPPSDPQTDKPKRSTTSVIADPKKERIQTVEKDNDEVKNLNKAVGRLFENLKIQKLSEIARESTGLAITHDRSPTMMTKKPDDSDDFKEIIKKVRGLEMELLRQKASQSSELKRLAEENTGLRHTISELRREQERVKGLQPITKTAKDKQVEKLEEQYNKQKKGMEGKIVELESELEENLNTTLREKAELEQMIVDGVSKLKASITALHRRLCADANLSERTRTTLTLNGAADERKNIDILINKIIQIEESADLLEEKNRELGMILIEKDDEIGKLRNSLIEISEEVSKMHGSLTTLEKSPTASKEDRTSRELDTHETRAVISKLQHVHTSIQQYKRILLEKERSTVSPKNNDDLITLKHQINRLYEDFVEDGDGSTDMEKSTESLQNDTPKTQRERTNEINQLLQKLSRVEKAFNSLRAGPGSHTSSSSPQDLEQS, from the exons atgacttttcacaaagtcaAACGTGTCAATTTCGGATTCAAGACAGAGAAGAAAATGCTTCAGGTCAAGCTAGATACATGGGCAAAACGTGTAGACAAGAGGAAGATGGAACACTGCACGTGTGTGCATGCCGAG ATGGCGAATTACAAATCGAAGGTGAACTTCCTTCAGCAGCACCTGGCGGATCTCCTGACACAAAAGAAAGCCCTCCACTCTCGGGTTGTAGCGGAGGAATTCCACAAGTTCAAACTCACTTCTATTAGG GTCATTAGCGGTGATGCAACGGCTGCCGAGGTTCGCCAAACTCTTACAGGACTGGAAAAGGCACTGAAAAAGGAAGGACTATTCAAAAACGTGAAATCGGGATTCATTCACCTCAAGAAAGAATTTCTCTCA AGTTCTAGCAGTAAGGCGATCAGTAAACCGCCATCAGACCCACAGACAGACAAACCAAAGCGCTCCACCACCTCCGTGATAGCGGACCCCAAGAAGGAGAG AATACAAACAGTGGAAAAGGACAACGATGAGGTGAAGAACCTCAACAAAGCTGTCGGACGTCTGTTTGAAAACCTCAAAATACAAAAACTGTCCGAAATAGCGCGGGAAAGCACGGGCCTCGCTATTACACACGACCGCTCCCCTACCATGATGACGAAAAAGCCCGACGACTCCGATGACtttaaagaaattatcaaaaaagtCCGAGGATTGGAGATGGAGTTGTTGCGCCAGAAGGCATCACAGTCCTCAGAGCTAAAACG GTTGGCTGAAGAAAACACCGGCCTACGTCACACGATATCGGAGCTGCGACGGGAACAAGAAAG AGTAAAGGGACTGCAGCCAATAACAAAAACAGCAAAGGATAAACAAGTAGAGAAACTAGAAGAACAGtacaacaaacaaaagaaagggaTGGAGGGCAAGATTGTAGAACTTGAATCAGAATTAGAGGAAAACCTCAATAC CACGCTGCGAGAAAAGGCGGAGCTGGAACAGATGATAGTGGACGGGGTGTCCAAACTGAAGGCCTCCATTACCGCCCTCCACCGTCGACTCTGCGCAGACGCGAATCTCAGCGAGCGCACGAGGACCACTCTGACGCTAAATGGCGCCGCAGACGAGAGGAAGAACATCGACATTCTCATCAACAAGATCATCCAGATCGAGGAGAGCGCCGACCTGCTGGAGGAGAAGAACAGAGAACTAGGGAT GATTCTGATAGAAAAAGATGATGAAATCGGTAAACTGAGAAACTCTTTAATTGAAATTTCGGAGGAAGTGAGTAAAATGCACGGTTCATTGACTACTCTGGAGAAGAGTCCTACAGCGTCCAAAGAGGACAGAACTAGCAGGGAGCTGGACACTCACGAAACCAGGGCCGTCATCTCTAAACTCCAGCATGTCCACACAAGCATACAACAGTACAAACG aaTTTTGTTGGAGAAAGAAAGAAGTACAGTTAGTCCAAAGAACAACGATGATCTAATCACATTAAAACACCAGATAAACAGGTTGTACGAGGATTTCGTAGAAGATGGGGACGGGTCCACTGACATGGAAAAATCGACTGAGTCACTGCAGAACGACACTCCAAAAACCCAACGCGAGAGAACAAACGAGATAAACCAGCTACTACAGAAACTGAGTCGGGTGGAGAAAGCCTTCAATAGCCTCAGAGCAGGTCCTGGGTCCCACACGAGTAGCAGTTCGCCCCAGGACTTGGAGCAGAGTTAG